A DNA window from Mycolicibacter terrae contains the following coding sequences:
- a CDS encoding PQQ-dependent sugar dehydrogenase, whose amino-acid sequence MRMRGAIHRVPVVLCAALLVLTGCAHFNDAQSQPFTTVPRRGLAPTTTPPPPPPLPANPFPKQCPAPGVMQGCLESTSGLIMHADSKSALVAERTTGAVKEVSLTAEPKVKTVIGVDPAGDGGLMDIVLSPTYSQDRLMYAYISTPTDNRVIRVADGDVPKDILTGIPKGATGNTGALIFTSPTTLVVLTGDAGNPAAAADPGSTAGKVLRIEQPTTIGQAAPTTALSGLGAGGGLCIDHVDGSLYVTDRSPSGDRLQRITKDSHVSTVWTWPDKPGVAGCAAMDGIVLVNLINTKQTVAVRLASGTGAVTSEPEVMRQDTHGHVWAVKMSPDGNVWGATVNKTAGDAEKLDDVVFPLFPSGGGFPRANDDKD is encoded by the coding sequence ATGCGGATGCGCGGGGCGATTCACCGGGTGCCTGTCGTGCTGTGCGCGGCCTTACTGGTTCTGACGGGTTGCGCCCACTTCAACGACGCTCAGTCCCAGCCCTTCACCACCGTGCCCCGGCGCGGGCTGGCGCCCACCACGACGCCTCCGCCGCCCCCGCCGCTGCCGGCCAACCCGTTCCCCAAACAATGTCCGGCCCCCGGGGTGATGCAGGGCTGCCTGGAGAGCACCAGCGGGCTGATCATGCACGCCGACAGCAAATCGGCGCTGGTCGCCGAACGCACCACCGGCGCGGTCAAGGAGGTCTCGCTGACCGCCGAGCCCAAGGTGAAGACCGTCATCGGCGTCGACCCGGCCGGTGACGGCGGGCTGATGGACATCGTGTTGTCGCCGACTTACTCCCAGGACCGGCTGATGTACGCCTACATCAGCACCCCCACCGACAACCGGGTGATCCGGGTCGCCGACGGCGATGTGCCCAAGGACATCCTGACCGGGATCCCCAAGGGGGCGACCGGAAACACCGGCGCGCTGATCTTCACCAGCCCCACCACCCTGGTGGTGTTGACCGGTGACGCAGGGAACCCGGCCGCGGCCGCCGACCCCGGGTCCACGGCGGGCAAGGTACTGCGCATCGAACAACCGACGACGATCGGTCAGGCCGCCCCGACCACCGCGCTGAGCGGGCTGGGCGCGGGCGGGGGGTTGTGCATCGATCACGTCGACGGCTCGCTCTACGTCACCGATCGGAGTCCGAGCGGAGACCGCCTGCAGCGCATCACCAAGGACTCCCACGTTTCCACCGTGTGGACCTGGCCGGACAAGCCCGGAGTGGCCGGCTGCGCCGCGATGGACGGAATCGTGCTGGTCAATCTGATCAACACCAAACAGACCGTCGCGGTGCGACTGGCCTCCGGCACCGGTGCGGTCACCAGTGAACCCGAGGTCATGCGCCAGGACACCCACGGCCACGTCTGGGCCGTCAAGATGTCGCCGGACGGCAACGTCTGGGGCGCGACGGTGAACAAGACCGCCGGTGACGCGGAGAAGCTCGACGACGTCGTATTCCCGCTGTTCCCCTCCGGCGGCGGGTTCCCGCGCGCCAACGACGACAAGGACTGA
- a CDS encoding DoxX family membrane protein: MKSQGEGSHWRRPGGAADADKGRPKSARLVDPEDDMPSPTYTGDFETAAIPPYDPTGARPLGGDYNPLPYAEPQAAAGRVGGPVGADADDPFRVVDRRGTQDLGLLVLRLGLGVVLVAHGLRQLFGWWGGQGLTGFKSSISEAGYQHADILTYAAGGGQIAAGLLLVLGLFTPLAAAGALAYLINGVLAGVSSQSQGRFDFFLPDGHEYHLMLIVVAVAIVLVGPGRYGLDGDRGWARRPFIGSIVALLLGIAGGVAMWVFLNGANPLG, from the coding sequence GTGAAGAGTCAAGGTGAGGGCTCACACTGGCGTCGGCCGGGTGGAGCTGCCGACGCAGACAAAGGACGTCCCAAGTCGGCACGTCTGGTAGATCCGGAGGACGACATGCCATCGCCGACCTATACCGGTGATTTCGAGACTGCTGCTATCCCGCCCTATGACCCGACCGGTGCCCGCCCCCTCGGCGGTGACTACAACCCGCTGCCGTATGCCGAACCACAGGCCGCCGCCGGGCGCGTCGGCGGTCCCGTCGGCGCTGACGCCGACGACCCGTTCCGGGTGGTGGACCGGCGGGGAACCCAGGACCTGGGCCTGCTGGTCCTGCGGCTGGGCCTGGGAGTGGTATTGGTGGCCCACGGGCTTCGCCAGCTGTTCGGCTGGTGGGGAGGCCAAGGCCTGACCGGATTCAAGAGCTCGATCTCCGAGGCCGGCTACCAGCACGCCGACATCCTGACCTACGCCGCCGGCGGCGGGCAGATCGCCGCCGGCCTGCTGCTGGTGCTCGGACTGTTCACGCCGCTGGCCGCTGCCGGCGCTCTGGCGTACCTGATCAACGGTGTGCTCGCCGGCGTCTCGTCGCAGAGCCAGGGGCGCTTCGACTTCTTCCTCCCGGACGGCCACGAATACCACCTGATGCTCATCGTGGTGGCGGTGGCGATCGTGCTGGTCGGCCCCGGACGGTATGGGCTCGACGGCGACCGAGGCTGGGCCCGGCGACCCTTCATCGGGTCGATCGTGGCATTGCTGCTCGGGATCGCCGGCGGCGTGGCGATGTGGGTGTTCCTCAACGGAGCCAACCCGCTCGGCTGA
- a CDS encoding 3-isopropylmalate dehydrogenase — MSVKLAVIPGDGIGPEVITEAVKVLDAVLPGTEKTTYDLGAKRYHATGEVLPDSVLDEIRGHDVILLGAIGDPSVPSGVLERGLLLHARFALDHHVNLRPSRLYPGVASPLADPPEIDFVVVREGTEGPYTGNGGALRVGTAHEVATEVSVNTAYGVARVVRFAFEKARQRRKHLTLVHKNNVLTYAGSLWTRTVAEIGAEYPDVETAYTHVDAATIYLVNDPGRFDVIVSDNLFGDIITDLAGAVCGGIGLAASGNIDATGTNPSMFEPVHGSAPDIAGQGIADPTAAVMSVAMLLGHIGEHDAAARVDAAVERHLATRGGQKLSTAATGDRILGLL, encoded by the coding sequence ATGAGCGTCAAACTCGCGGTCATCCCCGGCGACGGCATCGGTCCTGAGGTCATCACCGAAGCCGTCAAGGTGCTCGACGCAGTGCTGCCCGGCACCGAGAAGACCACCTACGACCTGGGCGCCAAGCGTTATCACGCCACCGGTGAGGTCCTGCCGGACTCGGTGCTCGACGAGATCCGCGGCCACGACGTGATCCTGCTCGGCGCCATCGGCGACCCGTCGGTGCCGTCCGGTGTGCTCGAGCGCGGCCTGCTGCTGCACGCCCGGTTCGCGCTGGACCACCACGTCAACCTGCGGCCCAGCCGGCTCTACCCGGGGGTCGCCAGCCCGCTGGCCGATCCGCCGGAGATCGACTTCGTGGTGGTGCGCGAAGGCACCGAGGGGCCCTACACCGGCAACGGCGGGGCGCTTCGGGTCGGCACCGCCCACGAGGTCGCCACCGAGGTCAGCGTCAACACCGCCTACGGCGTGGCCCGGGTGGTGCGCTTCGCCTTCGAGAAGGCCCGGCAGCGCCGCAAGCATCTGACCCTGGTGCACAAGAACAACGTGCTGACCTACGCCGGGTCGCTGTGGACACGTACGGTGGCCGAGATCGGTGCGGAGTACCCGGACGTCGAGACGGCCTACACCCACGTCGACGCCGCCACCATTTATTTGGTCAACGACCCCGGCCGCTTCGACGTGATCGTCAGCGACAACCTGTTCGGTGACATCATCACCGACCTGGCCGGCGCGGTGTGCGGTGGGATCGGGTTGGCGGCCAGCGGCAACATCGACGCCACCGGCACCAACCCGTCGATGTTCGAACCGGTGCACGGCAGCGCCCCGGACATCGCCGGGCAGGGCATCGCCGACCCGACCGCGGCGGTGATGTCGGTGGCGATGCTGCTGGGCCACATCGGTGAGCACGACGCCGCCGCCCGGGTGGACGCGGCCGTCGAGCGGCACCTGGCGACCCGGGGAGGCCAGAAGCTGTCCACCGCCGCCACCGGCGATCGGATTCTGGGCCTGCTCTGA
- a CDS encoding acetolactate synthase large subunit codes for MSAPTTRPPQRSAATDGPQPANGTPSADKAKAAARRVAPEQMTGAQSVIRSLEELDVDVIFGIPGGAVLPVYDPLFDSKKLRHVLVRHEQGAGHAASGYAHATGRVGVCMATSGPGATNLVTPLADAQMDSIPVVAITGQVGRALIGTDAFQEADISGITMPITKHNFLVRNGDDIPRVIAEAFHIAASGRPGAVLVDIPKDILQGQCTFAWPPKLDLPGYKPTTKPHSRQIREAAKLIAAARRPVLYAGGGVIRGEACEQLAELAELTGIPVVTTLMARGAFPDSHRQHLGMPGMHGTVAAVAGLQRSDLLITLGARFDDRVTGQLDSFAPDAKVIHADIDPAEIGKNRHADVPIVGDVKAVITELIGALRHEKTDLGSDLTDWWAYLDDVRATYPLSYGPQSDGSLSPEYVIETLGRIAGPDAVYVAGVGQHQMWAAQFVHYEKPRTWLNSGGLGTMGFAIPAAMGAKMGRPDAEVWAIDGDGCFQMTNQELATCAIEGMPIKVALINNGNLGMVRQWQTLFYGERYSQTDLATHSHRIPDFVMLAEALGCVGLRCEREEDVEDVINQARAITDRPVVIDFIVGADAQVWPMVAAGTSNDEIQAARGIRPLFDDDNNEGHA; via the coding sequence GTGAGCGCACCCACCACGCGACCGCCGCAGCGGTCGGCCGCAACCGACGGGCCGCAGCCGGCCAACGGGACCCCCTCCGCCGACAAAGCCAAAGCAGCCGCCAGACGCGTCGCACCCGAGCAGATGACCGGTGCCCAGTCGGTGATCCGGTCGCTGGAGGAACTCGACGTCGACGTCATCTTCGGCATCCCCGGTGGAGCCGTGCTGCCGGTCTATGACCCGCTGTTCGACTCCAAGAAGCTGCGCCACGTGCTGGTCCGCCACGAGCAGGGTGCCGGGCACGCCGCCAGCGGCTACGCGCACGCCACCGGGCGGGTGGGGGTGTGCATGGCCACCTCGGGTCCGGGTGCCACCAACCTGGTCACCCCGCTGGCCGACGCGCAGATGGACTCCATCCCGGTGGTGGCCATCACCGGGCAGGTCGGCCGCGCACTGATCGGCACCGACGCCTTCCAGGAGGCCGACATCTCCGGCATCACCATGCCGATCACCAAGCACAACTTTCTGGTTCGCAACGGCGACGACATTCCCCGGGTGATCGCCGAGGCGTTCCACATCGCGGCAAGCGGACGGCCCGGAGCAGTTCTCGTCGACATCCCCAAGGACATTTTGCAGGGTCAGTGCACCTTCGCCTGGCCGCCGAAGCTGGACCTGCCCGGCTACAAGCCCACCACCAAACCGCACAGTCGGCAGATCCGCGAGGCCGCCAAGCTGATCGCCGCGGCGCGCCGGCCGGTGCTGTATGCCGGCGGCGGCGTGATCCGCGGCGAGGCATGCGAACAGCTGGCCGAGCTGGCCGAGTTGACCGGCATCCCGGTGGTCACCACGTTGATGGCCCGCGGCGCCTTCCCGGACAGCCACCGCCAGCACCTGGGTATGCCCGGCATGCACGGCACCGTCGCGGCGGTCGCCGGCCTGCAGCGCTCCGATCTGCTGATCACCCTGGGCGCCCGCTTCGACGACCGGGTCACCGGTCAGCTGGACTCGTTCGCCCCGGACGCCAAGGTCATCCACGCCGATATCGACCCGGCCGAGATCGGCAAGAACCGGCACGCCGACGTGCCGATTGTCGGCGACGTCAAGGCCGTCATCACCGAGCTGATCGGCGCACTGCGCCACGAGAAGACGGACCTCGGAAGCGATCTCACGGATTGGTGGGCCTACCTCGACGACGTGCGCGCCACCTACCCGCTGAGCTACGGCCCGCAAAGCGACGGCAGCCTGTCCCCGGAATACGTGATCGAGACCCTGGGCCGCATCGCGGGGCCGGACGCCGTCTATGTCGCCGGCGTGGGCCAGCACCAGATGTGGGCCGCGCAGTTCGTCCACTACGAAAAGCCGCGCACCTGGCTGAATTCGGGTGGCCTGGGCACCATGGGCTTCGCGATCCCGGCGGCGATGGGGGCCAAGATGGGCCGCCCGGACGCCGAGGTGTGGGCGATCGACGGTGACGGCTGTTTTCAGATGACCAACCAGGAACTGGCCACCTGCGCCATCGAGGGCATGCCGATCAAGGTCGCGCTGATCAACAACGGCAACCTGGGCATGGTGCGCCAGTGGCAGACCCTGTTCTACGGGGAGCGCTATTCACAGACCGACCTGGCCACCCACTCGCACCGCATTCCCGACTTCGTCATGCTGGCTGAGGCGCTCGGTTGCGTCGGATTGCGTTGCGAGCGTGAAGAAGACGTCGAAGACGTCATCAATCAGGCGCGGGCGATCACCGATCGCCCGGTGGTGATCGACTTCATCGTCGGCGCGGACGCGCAGGTGTGGCCGATGGTGGCCGCCGGTACCAGCAACGACGAGATCCAGGCCGCCCGCGGTATCCGGCCGCTGTTCGACGACGACAACAACGAGGGGCACGCCTGA
- a CDS encoding metal-dependent hydrolase, producing the protein MTASENAPNDRHLAQPAVHPRRIRFNYPVAALDRHFVAGDLVMSHLIAHLSAVFPEGEDFFVRSVRHYADQITDPELKERVKGFVGQEVSHGREHRALNERLQQMSYPTRRIDRLVHRRLKAAERRFSPLTCLAITAALEHFTAVFAETLLSDERAQALLGTTEVRSMLLWHAIEESEHRSVAFDVYRAVGGDEIRRIRTMRVIRFSFPIAVTVNSILSMFTDRAAYNPVRLVRSFAALRHSPFLTRAVFSRLGDYNRYGFHPDDHDNTALLEHWTAALFGEHGSLVDHLH; encoded by the coding sequence ATGACTGCCAGCGAGAACGCACCGAACGACCGCCACCTCGCGCAGCCCGCGGTCCATCCACGTCGCATTCGGTTCAATTACCCGGTCGCGGCGCTGGACCGCCACTTCGTCGCCGGCGACCTGGTGATGAGCCATCTCATTGCGCACCTTTCGGCGGTGTTTCCCGAGGGCGAGGACTTCTTCGTGCGTTCGGTGCGCCACTACGCCGACCAGATCACCGATCCGGAATTGAAGGAACGCGTCAAAGGATTTGTCGGACAAGAGGTATCGCACGGCCGCGAACACCGTGCCCTCAATGAGCGTCTGCAGCAGATGAGCTACCCCACCCGCCGGATCGACCGGCTTGTGCACCGGCGCCTCAAGGCGGCCGAGCGGCGGTTCTCGCCGCTGACCTGCCTGGCCATCACCGCCGCGCTCGAGCACTTCACCGCGGTTTTCGCCGAGACCCTGCTCAGTGACGAACGAGCCCAGGCCCTGCTGGGCACGACGGAAGTGCGCTCGATGCTGCTGTGGCACGCCATCGAGGAATCCGAGCACCGCTCGGTGGCGTTCGACGTCTACCGTGCGGTCGGCGGTGACGAGATCCGGCGCATCCGGACCATGCGGGTCATCCGGTTCAGCTTTCCCATCGCCGTCACGGTGAACTCGATCCTCTCGATGTTCACCGACCGGGCCGCGTATAACCCGGTGCGGCTCGTTCGCAGCTTTGCCGCACTGCGGCATTCGCCGTTTCTGACCCGGGCCGTTTTCAGCCGGCTCGGCGACTACAACAGGTACGGCTTCCACCCCGACGACCATGACAACACCGCGCTGCTGGAGCACTGGACGGCGGCCTTGTTCGGCGAACATGGGTCGCTCGTCGACCACCTGCACTGA
- the ilvC gene encoding ketol-acid reductoisomerase: MFYDDDADLSIIQGRKVGVIGYGSQGHAHSLSLRDSGVQVKVGLKEGSKSRAKVTEQGLEVDTPAEVAKWADVIMLLAPDTAQAEIFTGDIEPNLQAGNALFFGHGLNIHFGLIKPAADITIGMVAPKGPGHLVRRQFVDGKGVPALIAVAQDPRGEGEALALSYAKGIGGTRAGVIKTTFKEETETDLFGEQAVLCGGTEELVKAGFEVMVEAGYAPEMAYFEVLHELKLIVDLMYEGGIARMNYSVSDTAEFGGYLSGPRVIDADTKQRMRDILSDIQDGTFVKRLVANVEGGNKELEGLRKANAEHPIEVTGKKLRDLMSWVDRPITETA; the protein is encoded by the coding sequence ATGTTCTACGACGACGACGCCGACCTGTCGATCATCCAGGGCCGCAAGGTCGGGGTGATCGGCTACGGCAGCCAGGGTCACGCGCACTCGCTGAGCCTGCGCGACTCCGGCGTCCAGGTGAAGGTCGGCCTCAAGGAAGGCTCCAAGTCGCGGGCCAAGGTCACCGAGCAGGGCCTGGAGGTCGACACCCCCGCCGAGGTCGCCAAGTGGGCCGACGTGATCATGCTGCTCGCGCCCGACACCGCCCAGGCCGAGATCTTCACCGGCGACATCGAGCCCAACCTGCAGGCCGGCAACGCGCTGTTCTTCGGCCACGGCCTCAACATCCACTTCGGTCTGATCAAGCCGGCCGCCGACATCACCATCGGGATGGTCGCGCCCAAGGGGCCCGGGCACCTGGTGCGCCGGCAGTTCGTCGACGGCAAGGGTGTGCCCGCGCTGATCGCGGTCGCCCAGGACCCGCGCGGTGAGGGGGAGGCGCTGGCGCTGTCGTACGCCAAGGGCATCGGCGGCACCCGGGCCGGGGTCATCAAGACCACCTTCAAGGAGGAGACCGAGACCGACCTGTTCGGTGAGCAGGCCGTGCTGTGCGGCGGCACCGAGGAACTGGTCAAGGCCGGCTTCGAGGTGATGGTCGAGGCCGGCTACGCCCCGGAGATGGCCTACTTCGAGGTGCTGCACGAACTCAAGCTGATCGTCGATCTGATGTATGAGGGCGGTATCGCCCGGATGAACTACTCGGTTTCCGACACCGCGGAGTTCGGCGGCTACCTGTCCGGTCCGCGGGTGATCGACGCCGACACCAAGCAGCGGATGCGCGACATCCTCTCCGACATCCAGGACGGCACCTTCGTCAAGCGTCTGGTGGCCAACGTCGAGGGCGGCAACAAGGAACTCGAGGGGCTGCGCAAAGCCAACGCCGAGCACCCGATCGAGGTCACCGGCAAGAAGCTGCGCGACTTGATGAGCTGGGTGGACCGGCCCATCACCGAGACGGCCTAG
- a CDS encoding 3-oxoacid CoA-transferase subunit B, giving the protein MRPTPAGPIEHLDRGPLTRDELAAVIARDIPAGSYVNLGIGQPTLVADHLSPEDAVVLHTENGMLGMGPAARGEDIDPDLTNAGKIPVTELPGACYFHHADSFAMMRGGHLDVCVLGALQVSQHGDLANWHTGEPDAIPAVGGAMDLAIGAKNVFVMMDLFTKDGAAKLVPSCTYPLTALRCVSRVYTEYAVIGIDTAAGTTRARETFGTTVADLAARLPVRFS; this is encoded by the coding sequence GTGAGACCAACCCCTGCCGGTCCGATCGAGCACCTCGACCGCGGTCCGCTGACCCGCGACGAACTCGCCGCCGTCATCGCCCGGGACATCCCCGCGGGCTCGTACGTCAATCTCGGCATCGGACAGCCCACACTGGTGGCCGACCACCTGTCGCCCGAGGACGCAGTGGTACTGCACACCGAGAACGGCATGCTCGGGATGGGACCCGCAGCACGTGGCGAGGACATCGATCCCGATCTCACCAATGCCGGCAAGATTCCGGTCACCGAGCTGCCCGGGGCCTGCTACTTCCATCACGCCGACTCCTTCGCAATGATGCGGGGCGGCCACCTCGATGTGTGCGTGCTCGGAGCACTGCAGGTCAGTCAGCACGGTGACCTGGCCAACTGGCACACCGGGGAACCGGACGCGATTCCCGCCGTCGGAGGAGCGATGGACTTGGCGATCGGAGCCAAGAACGTGTTCGTGATGATGGACCTCTTCACCAAGGACGGCGCCGCCAAACTGGTTCCCTCGTGCACCTATCCGCTGACCGCTCTGCGCTGCGTCAGCAGGGTCTATACCGAATACGCAGTCATCGGCATCGACACCGCCGCGGGAACGACCCGGGCACGAGAAACCTTCGGCACCACGGTCGCTGACCTCGCGGCCCGATTGCCCGTCAGGTTCAGCTAG
- the ilvN gene encoding acetolactate synthase small subunit produces MTASWKTHTLSVLVEDKPGVLARVAALFSRRGFNIESLAVGATETKNMSRMTIVVSVEDIPLEQITKQLNKLINVIKIVEQEDDNSVSREIALIKVRADAGTRGQIVEAVNLFRARVIDVSPESLIIEATGTPAKFEALLRVLEPYGIREIVQSGLVSLSRGPRGIGTAK; encoded by the coding sequence ATGACCGCCAGTTGGAAGACCCATACGTTGTCGGTGCTGGTCGAGGACAAACCCGGCGTGCTGGCCCGGGTGGCGGCATTGTTCTCCCGGCGCGGCTTCAACATCGAGTCGCTTGCCGTCGGTGCCACCGAGACCAAGAACATGTCGCGGATGACGATCGTGGTCTCGGTGGAGGACATTCCACTGGAACAGATCACCAAGCAGCTCAACAAGCTGATCAACGTCATCAAGATCGTCGAGCAGGAGGACGACAACTCGGTCTCCCGTGAGATCGCGCTGATCAAGGTCCGCGCCGACGCCGGTACCCGCGGCCAGATCGTCGAGGCGGTGAACCTGTTCCGCGCCAGGGTGATCGACGTTTCCCCGGAGTCGCTGATCATCGAGGCCACCGGCACCCCGGCCAAGTTCGAGGCGTTGTTGCGGGTGCTGGAGCCTTATGGCATCCGTGAGATCGTCCAATCGGGTCTCGTATCGTTGTCACGCGGTCCGCGCGGCATCGGTACGGCCAAATAA
- the serA gene encoding phosphoglycerate dehydrogenase: protein MTLPVVLIADKLAQSTVAALGDQVEVRWVDGPDRDKLLAAVPDADALLVRSATTVDAEVLAAGTKLKIVARAGVGLDNVDVDAATARGVLVVNAPTSNIHSAAEHAIALMLAAARQIPAADASLHAREWKRSSFSGTEIFDHTVGVVGLGRIGQLVAQRLAAFGAHIIAYDPYVSAALAAQLGIELLPLDELLARADFISVHLPKTPETAGLIGKEALAKTKPGVIIVNAARGGLIDEAALAEAITSGHVRAAGLDVFATEPCTDSPLFGLPQVVVTPHLGASTAEAQDRAGTDVAKSVKLALAGEFVPDAVNVGGGAVSEEVAPWLDLVRKLGLLAGALSDGLPVSLSVQVRGELASEDVEVLRLSALRGLFSAVIEDPVTFVNAPALAAERGVDAEIGTASESPNHRSVVELRAVAADGAVVTVAGTLSGPHLVEKIVQINGRHFDLRAEGVNLIINYTDQPGALGKIGTLLGSAGINIHAAQLSEDAEGPAATILLRVDRQVPADVQSAISAAVGANKIEEVDLV from the coding sequence GTGACTCTGCCCGTGGTTTTGATCGCTGACAAACTCGCCCAATCCACCGTCGCCGCCCTCGGTGACCAGGTCGAGGTTCGCTGGGTCGACGGCCCGGACCGAGACAAGCTGCTGGCCGCGGTACCGGACGCGGACGCGCTGCTGGTGCGCTCGGCCACCACCGTCGATGCCGAAGTCCTCGCGGCCGGCACCAAGCTCAAGATCGTGGCCCGCGCCGGGGTCGGTCTGGACAACGTCGACGTCGATGCCGCCACCGCGCGCGGGGTGCTGGTGGTCAACGCCCCGACCTCGAACATTCACAGCGCCGCCGAGCACGCGATCGCGCTGATGCTGGCCGCCGCCCGGCAGATCCCGGCGGCCGACGCCTCCCTGCACGCCCGGGAGTGGAAGCGCTCGTCGTTCTCCGGCACCGAGATCTTCGACCACACCGTCGGCGTGGTCGGGCTGGGCCGGATCGGCCAGCTGGTCGCTCAGCGTCTGGCCGCGTTCGGTGCCCACATCATCGCCTACGACCCCTACGTCTCGGCCGCGCTTGCCGCGCAGCTGGGCATCGAGCTGCTGCCCCTCGACGAGCTGCTGGCCCGCGCCGACTTCATTTCGGTGCACCTGCCGAAGACCCCGGAGACCGCGGGCCTGATCGGCAAGGAGGCGCTGGCCAAGACCAAGCCGGGCGTGATCATCGTCAACGCCGCCCGCGGCGGGCTGATCGACGAGGCCGCGCTGGCCGAGGCGATCACCAGCGGCCACGTGCGCGCCGCCGGCCTGGACGTGTTCGCCACCGAGCCGTGCACCGACTCCCCACTGTTCGGCCTGCCGCAGGTGGTGGTGACCCCGCACCTGGGCGCCTCCACCGCCGAGGCCCAGGACCGGGCCGGCACCGACGTCGCCAAGAGCGTCAAGCTGGCGCTGGCCGGGGAATTCGTGCCGGACGCGGTCAACGTCGGCGGTGGCGCGGTCAGTGAGGAAGTCGCGCCCTGGCTGGACCTGGTGCGCAAACTCGGGCTGCTCGCCGGTGCACTCTCCGACGGCCTGCCGGTGTCGCTGTCGGTTCAGGTACGCGGCGAGTTGGCCTCCGAAGACGTTGAGGTGCTGCGGCTTTCGGCCCTGCGCGGCCTTTTCTCGGCTGTCATCGAGGATCCGGTGACGTTTGTCAACGCGCCGGCGCTGGCCGCCGAACGAGGGGTGGACGCCGAAATCGGCACCGCCAGCGAAAGTCCCAATCACCGCAGCGTCGTCGAGCTCAGGGCGGTGGCCGCCGACGGGGCGGTCGTCACGGTGGCCGGGACCCTGTCCGGCCCGCATCTGGTGGAGAAGATCGTCCAGATCAACGGCCGGCACTTCGACCTGCGGGCCGAGGGCGTCAACCTGATCATCAACTACACCGACCAGCCCGGGGCACTGGGCAAGATCGGCACCCTGCTGGGTTCCGCCGGCATCAACATCCATGCCGCACAACTCTCCGAGGACGCCGAGGGCCCCGCGGCGACGATCCTGCTGCGGGTGGACCGCCAGGTGCCCGCCGATGTGCAATCGGCGATCAGCGCAGCCGTCGGCGCCAACAAGATCGAGGAGGTCGACCTGGTATGA
- a CDS encoding PH domain-containing protein, whose amino-acid sequence MAHFAVGFLALGLLIPVLTWPLTAPLLVLPVLLSALIARWRTVADAQQVTVRTLLGSRSVDWDAIAGLGFSRGSWARAHLHDGEQLRLPAVSFATLPLLTEASGGRVPNPYR is encoded by the coding sequence ATGGCCCACTTCGCCGTCGGCTTCCTGGCCCTGGGTCTACTGATTCCGGTGCTGACCTGGCCACTCACCGCGCCGCTGCTGGTGCTGCCGGTGCTGCTCTCCGCGCTGATCGCCCGGTGGCGAACCGTCGCCGACGCGCAGCAGGTCACGGTGCGGACCCTGCTCGGCAGCCGCTCGGTGGACTGGGACGCCATCGCGGGCCTGGGGTTCAGCCGCGGATCCTGGGCGCGGGCGCACCTGCACGACGGTGAGCAACTACGCCTGCCTGCGGTCAGCTTCGCCACCCTGCCGCTGCTCACCGAGGCCAGCGGCGGGCGGGTGCCCAACCCGTATCGCTGA
- a CDS encoding TetR/AcrR family transcriptional regulator, whose translation MTSTRPRRTQAERTAETRRALLDATLDALVEVGFKGTTTTEVARRAGVSVGALQGHFPTKIGLLTAAIEFALNRRIEEFEVLMAGLDPSADKLDEAFDLLWSMFSGQTFTATHELWVAARTDPDLAPAVVETDRQFAEACERVYTQLLAPAGPGGAVTPQSRIGLQMAFALMNGLAMARLIDGYEPLAVKDILETFKTLARPLVTDPADQHSEGTQ comes from the coding sequence ATGACGTCGACCAGGCCTCGCCGGACCCAGGCGGAGCGGACCGCGGAGACGCGCCGCGCGCTACTGGATGCGACGCTGGACGCACTGGTCGAGGTCGGTTTCAAGGGCACCACGACCACCGAGGTGGCCCGTCGCGCCGGGGTGTCGGTGGGCGCGCTGCAAGGTCATTTCCCGACGAAGATCGGGCTGCTGACCGCGGCCATCGAATTCGCGCTGAACCGCCGCATCGAGGAGTTCGAGGTCTTGATGGCGGGGCTGGATCCCTCCGCCGACAAGCTGGACGAGGCCTTCGACCTGCTGTGGTCGATGTTTTCCGGCCAGACCTTCACCGCGACGCACGAACTGTGGGTGGCGGCTCGCACCGACCCGGACCTGGCGCCGGCAGTCGTCGAAACCGATCGGCAGTTCGCCGAAGCGTGCGAGCGGGTGTACACCCAACTGCTGGCCCCCGCCGGTCCCGGCGGGGCCGTCACGCCGCAGTCGCGCATCGGACTGCAGATGGCGTTCGCGCTGATGAATGGCCTGGCGATGGCACGGCTGATCGACGGCTACGAGCCGCTGGCCGTCAAAGACATCCTCGAAACCTTCAAGACACTGGCCAGACCGCTGGTGACCGACCCAGCAGACCAACACTCAGAGGGGACGCAATGA